One genomic window of Borreliella garinii includes the following:
- a CDS encoding S41 family peptidase, which yields MKNKFLICVYFLLTLIISSLVIVESIFAVDEPNNKLSRSSYEQMMIQAFEFVKENYVEPVNDEVIFEGALKGIFQALGDPYSQYLTKKDLEEISKTTVGDYVGIGISIIKKMHSQDKQDKTKNLDPNSSCVSIVTPFEGGPAYKAGIKSGDCITAVDGKSVSFMEVDQVVDRLKGKEGTKVKVSILRGKDLTLDFELTREKIEIQTIKYDVINQDIGYIRIVSFNPHTSVDFSKALDNLKNRNIKSLILDLRLNTGGYFQAAIKMADDILSKGTIVSTKSRNSSKPIDYKASSKQILPSDIKIVALIDRSSASASEVFVGALKDNKRAYIIGEKSYGKGVIQHVVPFYTGGFKITSSKYYTPSGKSIHKVGIEPDLEIKSPDFSEEEAVIYKEIFDKKLIEGFLKGKKSITEQEIDFFVENLVKENPKYKIDKEFLGKYVFFNYYQDNNKELPIYNLHYDKTLKAACEYLSKLGN from the coding sequence ATGAAAAATAAATTTTTAATATGCGTGTATTTTTTACTGACTCTTATTATAAGCTCTTTGGTAATTGTTGAATCTATTTTTGCTGTTGATGAGCCTAATAATAAGTTGTCAAGATCTAGTTATGAGCAGATGATGATTCAAGCTTTTGAATTTGTAAAAGAAAATTATGTTGAACCTGTAAACGATGAAGTGATTTTTGAAGGCGCTTTAAAAGGAATATTTCAAGCACTAGGTGATCCTTATTCTCAATATTTGACAAAAAAAGATTTAGAAGAAATTTCAAAAACAACAGTAGGAGATTATGTTGGTATTGGAATTTCTATAATAAAAAAAATGCATTCTCAAGATAAGCAAGACAAAACAAAAAATCTTGATCCTAATAGCTCTTGTGTTTCTATTGTTACACCTTTTGAGGGGGGTCCGGCTTATAAGGCTGGAATTAAATCTGGAGATTGTATTACCGCTGTTGATGGTAAGAGTGTTTCTTTTATGGAAGTAGATCAAGTTGTTGATCGTTTAAAAGGCAAAGAGGGTACAAAAGTTAAAGTGTCTATTCTTAGGGGAAAAGATTTAACATTAGATTTTGAACTTACAAGAGAAAAGATAGAAATACAAACAATTAAGTATGATGTTATTAATCAAGATATTGGTTATATAAGAATAGTAAGCTTTAATCCACACACTTCTGTAGATTTTAGCAAAGCTTTAGACAATCTTAAGAATAGAAATATTAAATCTTTAATTTTGGATTTAAGACTTAATACCGGTGGATATTTTCAGGCAGCTATAAAAATGGCAGATGATATCTTATCTAAAGGAACTATTGTTTCCACAAAATCAAGAAATTCTAGCAAGCCTATTGATTACAAGGCAAGCTCAAAACAGATTTTGCCTTCAGATATAAAAATCGTTGCTTTAATAGATAGATCATCAGCGTCAGCGTCGGAGGTTTTTGTAGGGGCTTTAAAAGATAATAAGAGAGCCTATATTATAGGTGAAAAGTCTTACGGCAAGGGAGTTATTCAGCATGTAGTTCCTTTTTATACTGGTGGATTTAAAATTACAAGCTCAAAGTATTATACTCCATCTGGAAAGAGTATCCATAAGGTTGGGATTGAGCCTGATTTAGAAATAAAATCTCCAGATTTTTCTGAGGAGGAGGCAGTAATATATAAAGAAATTTTTGACAAAAAGCTAATAGAAGGCTTTTTGAAAGGCAAAAAATCCATTACAGAGCAAGAGATTGATTTTTTTGTTGAGAATCTTGTTAAAGAAAATCCAAAATATAAAATTGATAAAGAATTTTTGGGCAAGTATGTGTTTTTTAATTATTATCAAGATAATAATAAAGAACTCCCAATTTATAATCTACATTATGACAAGACTTTAAAAGCAGCTTGTGAGTATTTATCTAAATTAGGTAATTAA
- a CDS encoding 16S rRNA (uracil(1498)-N(3))-methyltransferase, with product MKQIVLDASCLAGDFIIVKDMRIYHHLVNVRRFKKGDKLNILLKDKESRASEIVKIGSNFIKFATNKIDKIEKNNFEISIFISSLKGKKIDSVLRQVVEIGVSEINIINADHSVSKIDINSTSAKTLRFSKIIDEALKQSGNQIVPKINFYNNFFYLPYSFCTTKYYVAHQSGMLLSKNENFDNFSKIGIIIGPEGCFSKPEIAFFKEKGFNFVRFNTPVLRADTAIIYSLAYFKALLGDYNG from the coding sequence GTGAAGCAAATTGTTTTAGATGCCAGTTGTTTAGCAGGCGATTTTATTATAGTTAAAGATATGAGAATATATCATCATCTTGTTAATGTAAGACGGTTTAAAAAAGGCGATAAGCTTAACATTCTTTTAAAAGATAAGGAATCAAGGGCGTCAGAAATAGTTAAGATTGGTAGTAACTTTATTAAGTTTGCTACCAATAAAATAGATAAAATTGAAAAAAATAATTTTGAGATAAGTATTTTTATTTCTAGCTTAAAGGGTAAAAAAATAGATTCGGTGTTAAGACAGGTTGTTGAAATTGGAGTTTCAGAAATTAATATTATTAATGCAGATCATTCTGTGTCCAAAATAGATATAAATAGTACATCTGCCAAAACTTTAAGATTTTCAAAAATAATAGATGAGGCTTTAAAGCAAAGCGGCAATCAAATTGTTCCTAAAATTAATTTTTATAATAATTTTTTTTATTTGCCTTATTCTTTTTGTACTACCAAATATTATGTTGCACATCAAAGTGGAATGCTTTTAAGCAAGAATGAAAATTTTGACAATTTTAGCAAAATTGGAATTATAATAGGTCCTGAAGGATGCTTTTCAAAGCCAGAAATTGCCTTTTTCAAGGAGAAAGGCTTTAATTTTGTAAGGTTTAACACTCCGGTTTTACGAGCAGATACGGCTATTATTTATTCACTTGCTTATTTTAAGGCATTATTAGGGGATTATAATGGCTAA
- a CDS encoding CarD family transcriptional regulator encodes MAFLLNQSVVYPMHGVGTIKDIRTKEFNGEIIDYYEIHFPFSDMIFMVPVAKVDDFGIRALVSREKVEEVFDVIKEFEGQIDSKKIKDGGHEFYKKSDILDTAKLYKFLYKKSTQKELPFYEKRILNDFELILEHEISLALQISFEEAKEKIKNILVDNKKA; translated from the coding sequence ATGGCATTTTTGCTAAACCAATCGGTAGTTTATCCAATGCATGGAGTAGGTACGATTAAGGATATTAGGACTAAAGAGTTTAATGGCGAGATTATTGATTATTATGAAATACATTTTCCATTTAGTGATATGATTTTTATGGTTCCTGTTGCTAAAGTTGACGATTTTGGGATTAGAGCTTTGGTTAGTAGAGAAAAGGTAGAAGAAGTTTTTGATGTTATTAAAGAGTTCGAAGGTCAAATAGATTCAAAAAAAATAAAAGATGGTGGTCATGAATTTTATAAAAAAAGTGATATTTTAGATACAGCAAAGTTATATAAGTTTTTATATAAAAAATCTACTCAAAAAGAACTTCCCTTTTACGAAAAAAGGATTTTAAATGATTTTGAGTTAATATTGGAGCACGAGATTAGCTTAGCTTTGCAAATTAGCTTTGAAGAAGCTAAGGAGAAGATTAAAAATATTTTGGTGGATAACAAAAAGGCTTAA
- the rpmB gene encoding 50S ribosomal protein L28, translated as MARKCEITGKKTMFGNNVPRKGLAKKKGGAGQHIGVKTKRTFKVNLINKKFFIPDLGRSIKIKVSANALRSISKIGLDAFLKKNCKKIENFL; from the coding sequence ATGGCTAGAAAGTGTGAAATAACAGGAAAAAAAACTATGTTTGGGAACAATGTTCCAAGGAAGGGTCTTGCCAAGAAAAAGGGTGGAGCTGGGCAGCATATTGGAGTAAAAACCAAAAGAACCTTTAAGGTCAATTTAATAAATAAAAAATTTTTTATTCCAGATCTTGGAAGAAGTATTAAGATTAAGGTTTCTGCCAATGCATTAAGAAGTATTTCAAAGATAGGACTTGATGCTTTTTTAAAGAAAAACTGCAAAAAAATAGAAAACTTTTTATAA
- the amrB gene encoding AmmeMemoRadiSam system protein B, translating to MVENIFYSNNTNSLSFKLAEKKTHKAILTSYGNYEFFLKNECLFKKIISNQTNNVFIISEAKSNFLINISNHHVWRIFNKNIKVNLKILKLLKNLNFINIDDKLIENDHKIEITLNFISNIKKNIKIIPIIFGKICNKHLLKFCEFLTPFINEEENSFIFLSCFISKSTNIKKALRLEENLKRIFLEEKPPTLNLILESYKSKKIFPENINSIMVISSLFKNFEFTDSKITTNPPEYLISSSILIK from the coding sequence TTGGTTGAAAACATATTTTATTCAAATAACACAAACAGCTTGTCATTTAAGCTGGCAGAAAAAAAAACTCACAAAGCTATCCTAACAAGTTATGGAAACTATGAGTTTTTTTTAAAAAATGAATGTTTGTTTAAAAAAATAATATCAAATCAAACTAATAATGTATTTATAATCTCTGAAGCAAAAAGCAATTTTTTAATTAATATATCTAATCATCATGTATGGAGAATTTTTAATAAAAATATTAAAGTAAACTTAAAAATATTAAAGTTATTAAAAAATTTAAATTTTATCAATATAGACGATAAATTAATCGAAAATGATCATAAAATTGAAATTACATTGAATTTTATTAGTAATATAAAGAAAAATATAAAAATAATTCCAATAATTTTTGGTAAAATTTGCAATAAACATTTACTAAAATTTTGTGAGTTTTTAACACCTTTTATAAACGAAGAAGAAAATTCATTTATTTTTCTATCTTGCTTTATTTCAAAATCTACAAATATAAAAAAAGCCCTAAGGCTTGAAGAAAATTTAAAGCGCATCTTCCTTGAAGAAAAACCGCCTACTCTAAATCTAATACTAGAAAGCTATAAATCAAAAAAAATATTTCCGGAAAACATAAATTCAATCATGGTTATTTCAAGCCTTTTTAAAAATTTTGAATTTACAGACTCAAAAATAACAACCAACCCTCCAGAATACTTGATATCAAGCAGTATTCTAATAAAATAA
- the pyk gene encoding pyruvate kinase, whose amino-acid sequence MISKLTKIVATISDLRCEPEHIKDLYDAGVNVIRLNTAHQSHEDTIKVIDNVRKISNKIALMIDTKGPEVRTANIENPIIVKTGDKVIISTSPINEPNSLQTNYDGFVKEVPQGSKVLIDDGELEMTVVTKLPDRLICEIKNDGKIKNKKSINTPGISLKLQSVTEKDKGFIELAAKYNVDFIAHSFVRNSKDIQDVQKILNAAGNPDVKIISKIENQEGIDNIEEIVKASYGIMVARGDMGVEIPAEDVPIAQLKITQTCIKYGIPVITATQMLHTMIENPRPTRAEVSDIANAILNGTDAIMLSGETAYGKYPIEAVKMMTSIAKKVEKHRKMTLYKDELFYDKSITRNYIIKCAIDATKLMDVKAIIVDSLKGKTARIMATYRASVPLFITTNSERLARELSLSYGVYSNLVDNNFKRTTEFVVTSLKMLKEQNIVNDKDTVIIISGNPNRDTDKGTEFMEINTVEDAIKGRNI is encoded by the coding sequence ATGATTTCAAAGTTAACAAAAATTGTAGCAACAATATCTGATCTTAGATGCGAACCAGAACACATAAAAGATTTATACGATGCAGGAGTAAATGTAATAAGACTAAATACTGCTCATCAATCACACGAAGATACAATAAAAGTAATAGACAATGTTAGAAAAATTTCAAATAAAATAGCTCTAATGATCGACACAAAAGGACCAGAAGTTAGAACAGCAAATATTGAAAATCCTATTATTGTAAAAACTGGAGACAAAGTAATAATCTCAACTTCGCCTATTAATGAACCTAACAGCCTTCAAACTAATTATGATGGATTTGTTAAAGAAGTGCCCCAAGGATCTAAAGTGCTAATTGATGATGGTGAGCTTGAAATGACTGTTGTTACTAAACTGCCTGACCGATTAATTTGTGAAATTAAAAATGACGGAAAAATTAAAAATAAAAAATCAATCAATACTCCCGGCATTTCTCTTAAACTGCAATCAGTAACCGAAAAAGACAAAGGATTTATTGAGCTTGCAGCAAAATATAATGTTGATTTTATTGCCCATTCGTTTGTAAGGAATTCCAAAGACATTCAAGATGTTCAAAAAATTTTAAATGCTGCTGGAAATCCTGATGTAAAAATCATATCCAAAATCGAAAATCAAGAAGGAATTGACAATATTGAAGAAATTGTAAAAGCATCTTATGGAATAATGGTCGCAAGAGGAGATATGGGGGTCGAAATTCCTGCAGAAGATGTGCCTATTGCCCAACTCAAAATAACACAAACCTGCATAAAGTATGGAATACCTGTGATTACAGCAACTCAAATGCTTCATACAATGATTGAAAATCCAAGGCCTACTAGAGCAGAAGTATCTGACATCGCTAACGCTATTTTAAACGGTACAGATGCAATTATGCTATCTGGAGAAACCGCTTACGGAAAATATCCAATTGAAGCTGTAAAAATGATGACAAGCATTGCTAAAAAAGTTGAAAAACATAGAAAAATGACTTTATATAAAGATGAACTTTTTTACGATAAAAGCATTACAAGAAACTATATTATAAAATGTGCAATCGATGCCACAAAGCTTATGGATGTAAAAGCAATTATTGTAGATTCTCTAAAAGGCAAAACTGCAAGAATAATGGCAACTTACAGGGCAAGTGTTCCATTATTCATTACAACAAATAGCGAAAGACTGGCAAGAGAATTATCCTTATCTTACGGTGTTTATTCTAATCTTGTAGACAATAATTTTAAAAGAACTACCGAATTTGTAGTAACTTCTCTTAAAATGTTAAAAGAACAAAATATTGTCAATGACAAAGATACTGTAATAATTATTTCTGGTAACCCAAATAGAGATACTGACAAAGGAACAGAATTTATGGAAATAAACACAGTAGAAGATGCAATCAAGGGGCGAAATATATAA
- a CDS encoding NFACT RNA binding domain-containing protein — MSLNYVEINTLIKEIPFSNSLIKEIIQPDYKSLILEIYNKIDNKKFKILISLNPSTTRFHITRKNFKKNALKLRFSDFLKSKIQNGKILKAFQMKNERIIYLEIFKKDIIILFIKLWPSSPNIIATNQNFKILDAYYRRPKAKETTGETFLKAKEIHESNKMPDKKIMGLKEEYNNTSHKSYSEFLENYYESLSNQIKKNNIKELLIEKYKKELIALEKRIESLKQQIKLIENIENEKEKGELILLNINKIQKGVKEITLLNYKEEKIKISLNQSLSPKENALQYFKAYKKGKNSFKTIQNQLKDNLDKFNLIKSKINMLKIENFIPKEEYNQEETAIKKKEKTPKIGLHFTSCGFEILIGRNAKENDELLRRCVKGNDYWLHTRDYPGAYVFIRNQKNKTPCLDVLLAAGNLCVFYTKLAKKSGKADIYYTQVKNLRRVKNGKLGLVIPKAEKNLHIKLDENLIKKIKNQT, encoded by the coding sequence ATGTCTTTGAATTACGTTGAAATAAATACTTTGATTAAAGAAATCCCTTTCTCAAACTCTTTAATAAAAGAAATAATACAGCCGGATTATAAAAGTTTGATTTTAGAGATTTACAATAAAATTGACAATAAAAAATTTAAAATATTGATCTCTTTAAATCCAAGCACTACCAGATTCCATATAACAAGAAAAAATTTCAAAAAGAATGCTTTAAAATTAAGATTTTCTGATTTCTTAAAATCAAAAATTCAAAATGGAAAAATTCTAAAAGCTTTCCAAATGAAAAATGAAAGAATAATTTATCTTGAGATTTTTAAAAAGGACATAATTATCTTATTCATTAAATTGTGGCCATCCTCTCCAAATATAATAGCTACAAACCAAAACTTTAAAATACTGGACGCATATTACAGAAGACCAAAAGCAAAAGAAACAACGGGTGAAACCTTTTTAAAAGCTAAAGAAATACATGAAAGCAATAAAATGCCTGATAAAAAAATCATGGGCCTAAAAGAAGAATACAATAATACCAGCCATAAATCTTATTCTGAATTTCTTGAAAATTACTACGAATCACTCAGTAATCAAATTAAAAAAAACAATATAAAAGAATTGCTTATTGAAAAATATAAAAAAGAGTTAATTGCTTTAGAAAAAAGAATAGAGTCTTTAAAACAACAAATCAAACTAATTGAAAACATTGAAAACGAAAAGGAAAAGGGCGAGTTGATTTTATTAAATATCAACAAAATACAAAAAGGGGTCAAAGAAATAACCCTCTTAAATTATAAAGAAGAAAAAATAAAAATATCGTTAAACCAATCGTTATCGCCAAAAGAAAATGCCTTACAATATTTTAAAGCATACAAAAAGGGCAAAAATTCTTTTAAAACCATACAAAATCAATTAAAAGATAATCTAGACAAATTTAATCTCATTAAATCAAAAATAAATATGTTAAAGATCGAAAATTTCATTCCAAAAGAAGAATATAATCAAGAAGAAACTGCTATTAAAAAAAAAGAAAAAACACCAAAAATAGGCTTACATTTTACCTCTTGTGGATTTGAAATTCTTATTGGAAGAAACGCAAAAGAAAACGATGAACTTTTAAGGCGCTGTGTTAAAGGAAATGATTATTGGCTTCATACAAGAGATTATCCTGGAGCTTATGTTTTTATTAGAAATCAAAAAAATAAAACTCCTTGCCTCGATGTCCTTTTAGCTGCTGGTAATTTATGCGTATTTTATACAAAATTAGCAAAAAAATCAGGAAAAGCAGATATTTACTACACGCAAGTTAAAAATTTAAGAAGGGTTAAAAACGGAAAGCTAGGCCTTGTAATTCCAAAAGCAGAAAAAAATTTACATATTAAGCTAGATGAAAATCTAATAAAAAAAATAAAAAATCAAACCTAA
- a CDS encoding LolA family protein, whose protein sequence is MIKTMLLLVLYPVAVFAQISANQYFEGIYAKYQNIEDMQATINFTLKGLKQTGVLFYKFPDKFIINLDSNNQVFVSDGEFLTVYVPSLGTSFNQQLLKGSSGGGLMKVLNSEYSVSYTNSPNLEALDSSEPGKYIKLTFSRKLYKGAATINSFIIAFTPDGTIRRITAYPTSGGREIVIDLTAVKFNVGILDSKFKYDPPKSSNKVDNFLYDIKKN, encoded by the coding sequence ATGATAAAAACAATGCTTTTATTAGTTTTGTATCCTGTTGCTGTTTTTGCTCAAATATCTGCAAATCAATACTTTGAAGGAATTTATGCTAAATATCAAAATATAGAGGATATGCAAGCGACAATTAATTTCACTTTAAAGGGATTAAAGCAGACAGGTGTTTTGTTTTATAAGTTTCCAGATAAGTTTATTATTAATCTAGATTCAAATAATCAAGTTTTTGTAAGCGATGGTGAATTTTTGACAGTTTATGTTCCATCTCTTGGTACCTCGTTTAATCAGCAATTATTAAAAGGTAGTAGTGGGGGAGGTCTTATGAAAGTTTTAAATAGTGAGTACAGCGTATCTTATACCAATTCTCCAAATCTAGAAGCTCTAGATTCATCTGAGCCTGGAAAATATATTAAATTAACCTTTTCTAGAAAGCTTTACAAAGGGGCCGCTACTATTAATTCTTTTATTATTGCCTTTACTCCGGATGGAACAATTAGAAGGATTACTGCTTATCCTACTAGCGGTGGGCGTGAAATAGTTATTGATTTAACCGCTGTTAAGTTTAATGTTGGAATTCTTGATAGCAAATTTAAGTACGATCCCCCAAAATCTTCAAATAAGGTAGATAATTTTTTATATGATATTAAAAAAAATTAA